The nucleotide sequence aaaatagaattattatttattttcttcgtgacttactttattatctaaagtactttaagtataacttttcgttttttatattgtacaaattttttaaataagacgagtgatcaaacattGTAAGCAAAAAGCtgaaaatcttttatattatgggacggagggagcactgCTGATGTTAGTGTGAAGTTGTGCTCACGGCCACATCCGAGCGCCATGGCCACCCACGGCCTGAGttggaaatttttttttcaaacacagTATAACGCAGGTGTCCACATACGAACACTTACCAATATGAATTCACACATGTCCATCCTATCTCATGAGCACCTTTGAAAATTGAGCCAGCATATGTTGATATCGATGAAGTCGCCGTAGACACCTCACTATCGATGAGTACTGTCGTCTACTACTTGAGAAAATAATTAACCGTAAATGCAAACACCTAGTTGAGCTATACTCACTTTGCGGCTTGAGTCACTACTGAAGAAGTGATCTTTACTGGGTCGGTTGattttcacaatagtcccggttctaatAAGAACCGGGATTAAacattgtttttagtcccggttaaaatttTCTTAATCTTTAGTTCCAGTTCGCTACCCGGGAGTAAAGGGGGTTGTGAATCAGGAGAGAGAATGACTTCTCCCTTAGTGAGTTGAGATCTCCTATTAAACAAGGTGATTCTCTAGCgcataattaaataaaaattagctaaaataatttattttaaatattgatatgattttttaaaaaatatttcttgcacttttttttttgcaaaaaattataaaaccaaAAGGGTAGAAGCTGGAAGAAGATAGAGAAAACACACCCACGCCACCCATTACCAACTTTGGGCCCATTGTTGAGGCCTGCAACTAACTTTAGGCCCACTATTGAGGCCCAGTTGCAGGGTCTCCATTGCCAACGTTGGGCCCATTATTGAGGCCCAATTACAGGCTTGCAGTTGCAGCTGCCTTctcggcccaaacttagaaatCGATTTGGGCCGCTGGGATTCAGGTGTTGGGAGTCGGGGACCCAaacagccgagggagagagagagagaccccggcgcgcggcggcgacggcgacggccagcTCTCGCCGGCCGACGACGCGACGCGAGGTGATGGCCCTCTTCTGCCTTCTCCTCTTTCCTCTGGACGCGCCGCTAGCCGCCCGCGCTTGTCTCTACCCGCGAGAGGGTGGCCGGTGGAGGCGCATTTGTTCTCCtgtcgcggccgcggccggcgtGGCTTTCGCTTTGCTAGAGCTAGGGTGAAAGCGAGGTGGACATTGCGTAGTACCAGTGCACgggcgagtttttttttttttttttgggggggggggggggggtgaggaGTCAGGAGAGGAAGAATCGCGGCTGGTGGGTATCTCGATCACTCCGTCCCTCGATTCGTTCCCGTTGGGTTGGGTGCCACACGAAGAGAGATTCTCCCATGGTTTTTGTCTAGCTTTGCTGATGAAAAGATGATCTGGAATGTAGTTCCATCAGTTTTGGTCGGTACGATACGATTACAATTCCACAAATCTGTGGCATCTGTGGAGGTTATTCTGATGCCGCCGATTGATTTCCTAGTCTATTTACGAGGCCCACTGAAGGTTTGGTTTTCTACTGGAATAGGAGAATGAATGTTAAAATTAGAACAGCTCAGTCATATTCACGATTGTCCTCTTTATGCCTATTCTTGTTGTGTGGTATACAGCATCGCATCTATGCTCCTTTATTCGTTTTACATTGGAAGCTAGAAGGTATAGAATTTCGTGTGGAGACAAGGCAGGAGATACATCACAACTTTTAATCGTACCATCATTGTCCATTTGCGCTGTCACTGACCACTTTGACTAACTCACTTCTGtatatgttttgttttctcTACAATCTTATTTTACAATTATTGCCTGAACACAGTCTTATATTTAACAACTATTCTATTTATTGGAGTATACTACAGTTAAATAGTAAAacggctgttttttttttctttgctataCAAAGCATCCTTGGAACCTGTACATGTTAAACTTCCTGGTATTAAATTCTCTGGGTAGATGGCCAATTTCTGGTTACAGGAAAGTCTAGCATTTGAACTTCACTTTATTTTCTAAAACATAAAATTCGATTGTTTACATCAATATCAAAAATGATGGAGATGAACTATATATTAAATTGAAAAAATATCAATATCAATAGGAGATCCTAACTCCTTACCTTTGAATCAGCTGCAAGAGAAACTATACTGAATGGCACTCTGTCACTTGGTAATGAGTGAATCCTTACCTACTTTGCTGGTGGCATGACTAAGGAAAGAGCGTGCGCACGAATGACTTCAAAGCCACTTGATAAATATGTGTGGGAGAGGAGATGAATATAATTAACTTGTGGAAAGCCAAATTTGGTATGTGTCAATCTTTGCAACATGATCTTGTTGGATAAATATGGAAGCGGCTCTTGTGTCAGATGTTGAAAAGGGGTTGGGGACAGGGGAGGATCAGTAGCAATAACTGATAATATGATCTTGAAGGAAGAGGAAACACTGTGTTGAAATGGATAATTATCCCTCTCAATCTAACAATTCATTCAATATCAGGCTATCAGCTAAACTTATGTAGTAGCTTCTACTTCTTTGTTCCTATTTTGAGACCAGAACTGCAGTCGACTTCCCAGTGCTTGCTTTTGCAGTTGATTTTTTTCTGTCCATCTTGCTCTTGCTGTGTGATGATCATTTGCCTATTGCAGCCTTTGTTTGTTCTGAATTGCGTAGTGCACTCTTACTCCTGCTTTGGGTACagtgtgataaaaaaatattcaaacatGATGCAGAAGACAATTATGGTTCAGGTTTTCTACATACAAAGTTAATAGGTCTGTTCTTTTTTCCATTGAGTTTCCTGAATGTGTTTTGTGATCATGAATGGATCTGATGTCAGCCCAATTCAAAGCATATGTTGTGTTAGGTTGTGTTGTTTTCTGTTGGTTCTGGTGTGTTATGTAGATAACAGAAACATATTGATCCTTTATGCTGTATCATACTTGACCAGATTCTCTGTTGTAGATTCCTTGCTCCTATTCACTTTATTTAGAAGCACATATACATGCAAAaaagctgaagatggagttggTAGTAACTTGGTAGTCCTGGGCAATCTTGATATATACTCCTTTCCCCCCTCAACAACTCTTATGCTAAAGAATCACCAACTTACTAGTTGTTCTTTGTACTGTTCTTTCCTTTTGAGGTGCAGTTTAAAACTTTATTACCTCTGATGTAAGatctttttcattttctatGAATCTGACTAGTGATAAGATCTTGTTTCATATGGCAATTTTTTGTTCAAAGCTTGGACGACAAATATAAAATTGCCACCACAAAGATTCTGCCTTTGTGGATGAAGCTCGTAACTCCACTTGCTGAACATTATTTTTTCTGTCCGATAGTTTGTATTGATACCAGGGAACTTGTCAGATTTGCTCATTATTGGATCATAGCTGCAAGAGAGAAATGGAAATGTTATAAATACATAAGGCCATAACGTTTGCAGACCTTCATGATATTTCACTTCTCTATCTTTCTCTAGATTGAACGCTCTCAGTCATGGAACGTTTTCTAACCTTAAGGGTTATTATCTACTTAAATGTTCACGACTTTCATGAGAAACATTTATCCTAAGAAAATAGGAGCAGTATAATATTTCACTGCTTACAAACAGGCtgttaaaaattgattttgaatttttgatatttGAATCATTGCGTAAAGttgctagtatttttttttcccaaaaattaCTATAGCCCTATCTGGAATCTAGAAGGTCGTTATTACCCTTTTTAGGTTGTTTGACCGGTGTTAAAATTCTCGTCAGGGAGACGAATCATCTTTGATAGAATTCAATTGGCGGCATCTGATATTGCTTGAGTATACTTTTCCATTTGTTATTACATCTTTCTTCAGATGTGGGTTGGTGATAATTTGGTACAGATGGTTAAGGAAATCAATTGTGTTAGATATACTAATGCCAATGAAGAAATTACTCGTGAAATcacataaatatataatttctgAAGGGGCAGAATTCACGTCTGTTTATATTCAATGATAGTCTCCATGTTTTTTCGTTATCCACTTAGTTTACATACATAACAACAGATGCCTAACACTGTTACAGGAGAACGTTAAATGCTCTGTTTCTTCAACAGTATCATGCTGGCACACCATTCAACTCTTCTGGGATCTCTTTGCTCAGAACTGGAAGGTGCCCCTTCTCCTGGAGGCTCTTCACCGTCTCGTAGAGCGAGTCGCTCACAGGTATGAAGTGGAGGCCAAGATCCTGCAGCTTCTTGTTGGACATCTTGTACGGCTGCTTCCGTGGGTTCACCTCGTCAGAGCACCTGGAACAACCATGGCAAGCTTCAGCAATGGTGCATCATACTGTGGTGAGTTGTTGTTTCCAACTTTGCCTAGATGCATTTGTAGTTACTACTTGCTAACATATACTCGTATATGAAACTGCAGTTAGTGTAGGTTATGTGTTCATTTTTCCACCTTTTGTCGTGTTGAGAGGAGTGGACTGATAAATAGCTTCAATATTACCCATGATGGTATAAAATCTTTACATTCTAAAATCTTCTCCAGTAAGCTTAAGAAAGTGTATTGCCTGCCGTCACTCGTGTGTGTTTGGTTCACCTGCACCTTATTTCTTATGCTTTACTAGTACCCTTATCTTACTCACCAACCAAAGGTGGGATCCACCCTACCAAGTACACTCGACAAGTTATAAGCAAACTAATTCTTATGGAGTAGTACCAGAGGTAGTAGTAAATAAAAGTTTGCCAAATAATCATTGTGGTTCGGTTcagtaattttatattttagttttgCTGGACACACTATAGTTCTACGTACAAATTTCATAAGAGAAAATGGAGTGCCCCTTGTTTTTATTGCCATCGAAATAGTCAtggtttttttctaaaaaagaagaagatatattaatatgtggtATATCATTTAACAAATATGTAAGTTTAAATTCGATCCATAACttgaaaacaaaaaataaatattgcaCCTATTCACatgtatatttgtttttttagtcaAATTAGCTTGTATATTTGTGGAATAATATATCTCAAATTAATTTATGTTGTCAAATTGTTTCATGAATATATGAAAATGACATTAGAAAACAAGGGATATTGCTTTAAGGGATGAAAAACCATATCCTTAGTAAGACATTTATAGGACTACACCTAGCatctaggaaaaaaaaataggaatatCACTTGTAACATGTGTTTGTGTTTGATGCATTAATCGACAGAGGTGGAAGTTATAGGTGCCGGGGGCAGGAGCATACAAGTGCTAAATGCTTAACTAAAGCAATGAAAATGTCCTAAGCATGTAAGCGGCATAATCTAGTACTATCTTTTTTGAAGCTAAGCTATCTATATATCTACTAGTATCTACACAACTGATTAACATGCAAGGGCATGGGCAGATCAAGAGATGGATTACAGATCACTAGCACACATACAGAAACTCACCTTGTGGGCACAGGATACTCGGGGAAGAGCTTGCCGAGGATGTGGACGACGTCCTCACGGTGCAGGACGCGCTCGGCGCAGAGGTGCCGGCCGGAGGCCTCCGGCGCCTCGAAGACGCGGACGTGCGCAGCCGCGACGTCGCGCACGTCCACGTACGCCTGCACGGCATTGGCGTACTTCTTGGCCGAGCCGTCGAGGTACTTGAGGATGTGCACGGCGCTGGCGTTCACCGTCGGCTGCAGCAGCGGGCCGACCACCAGCACGGggctgacgacgacgaggtcgacgCCGCGCTCTTCGGCCGCCTTGCACGCCTCCTGCTCTGCCACCGCCTTACCGTAGCAGTACCAGTTCTGATGAGCAGAAAAGACAGTCGACCACTCGTCGTTAACGTCAGGTCAGCTCATGTTTAtgtaattacttcctccgtttcacaatgtaagactttctagcattaccattcatatatatgaatgtggacaacaCTAGAAAgccttacaatatgaaacggagggagtaataattatGCGCGTCGCGTGATGTCGTGACCATAAGATAAAAATTAATTCTTCTCACAAAAAATGGTCTGAAAATAAAGGGTTGGTGGTGATAGGAACTGTGTAATCAATATCTTTTGCTACTGTGAATAAGCTGGCAAATTGCCCTTGCAGTTTAGGTAAGCTGGTAATCTAGTATCCACGTGGTTTTGTTACACTGAACCAAGCTACGTACGTATGCAGTTTTCATGGAGAGGTTTATTGCTGACCTTGGTTTTCTTGCAGAACTCGAGGTCGCTCCAGCAGGACTCGTCGACGACCACGTCGGGGCCGCGGTTGGGGTCCATGGTGACGGCGCCGATGGACGACGTGAACACCACCCGGCGCACCgtgccggcctccgccgccgcctttatCACGTACTCCGTCCCCCGCACCGCCGGCTCCACCATCTGCTCCTGCATCATCGTGCCATGGATATGATTCGTGTGTTAGCATATATCACTAGGCAGTAGTATGCAAGATGCAGCTACGCAAGAAAACGTGTACAGAGAGAACGCACAGGGTCATCGGTGACGGGGGAGGCGGTGTGGAACACGCCGTGGcagccgtcgacggcggcgcggatggAGTCGTAGTCGAGGAGGTCGGCCTTGCAGAGGACCAGCCTCTCGTCGGCGCCGTCCAGCGCCTTCAGGTGGGCGTTCTTCGGGTCATCTACACAGAAACGCATCACGTCGACGGTCGACGCCAAGTCAAGCACACAGCCACACAGGTACGGACATTTTTATCATTGATCAAAAATTATTTGCATGGATGTCCAGCGAAtttgtgcgtgcgtgcgtgcctgGGTTTCTCACTGTGCCCTTCACGGTGTAGCCCCTCTCCAGCAGCAGCTTGACGAGCCACGACGCGATGTacccggcggcgccggtgacaCACACCGTTTGGCCGTGCCCCGGCGGcagctcctcctgctgctgcgccgccgctgcggcggcggcggcgtcatcggcaacgacgacgacggtcaTCGTTGCTTGTTAGTGTTAGGCAATTTGTTGGATGGGAAGACGTCGATTGCTACTAAATTTATAAGCGGAGCTCTGATGCAGAAGTAGTCGTAGTAGTTGCTGATGAGGTCGGCCGGCCGTGCGCGGCGTCCACTAGCtagcgggcgacggcgacctggaGTTAGGTAAGGCGGTAGCACTACCAATATTGTTCGTCGCGTCCTTATATCGTTGGAATCAAAACGGCTCAAACAGTGGTATCTTTTTTATTAGCCTTTTCTGCTCTGATATGATCGATCACAATGCATGAATGGTATATGATGAATGTTTGTTTAATCAGCCCGTACGTGGTTTGCCTGTAAGTAACCACATACATCAATCTAGCTAATTAAAGAGAGATTTACTCTTTTTCTTGGCCACCGGCTTGCACTCATACTTTCGTGATTACGAGATACAAGGGAACCACAAACATGGTGTGTAGGGGCTACACGTGTATCATGAGTGAGGATATTAGCAAGAGACTTGTACATGGGAGTGTTTGGTAACTGGTAAGTTCTTTCTATAAACATTGAGTGCAAATATGCTAgtagtacatac is from Oryza sativa Japonica Group chromosome 9, ASM3414082v1 and encodes:
- the LOC4347074 gene encoding cinnamoyl-CoA reductase 1 isoform X2, whose translation is MTVVVVADDAAAAAAAAQQQEELPPGHGQTVCVTGAAGYIASWLVKLLLERGYTVKGTVRNPDDPKNAHLKALDGADERLVLCKADLLDYDSIRAAVDGCHGVFHTASPVTDDPMVEPAVRGTEYVIKAAAEAGTVRRVVFTSSIGAVTMDPNRGPDVVVDESCWSDLEFCKKTKNWYCYGKAVAEQEACKAAEERGVDLVVVSPVLVVGPLLQPTVNASAVHILKYLDGSAKKYANAVQAYVDVRDVAAAHVRVFEAPEASGRHLCAERVLHREDVVHILGKLFPEYPVPTRCSDEVNPRKQPYKMSNKKLQDLGLHFIPVSDSLYETVKSLQEKGHLPVLSKEIPEELNGVPA
- the LOC4347074 gene encoding cinnamoyl-CoA reductase 1 isoform X1 — encoded protein: MTVVVVADDAAAAAAAAQQQEELPPGHGQTVCVTGAAGYIASWLVKLLLERGYTVKGTVRNPDDPKNAHLKALDGADERLVLCKADLLDYDSIRAAVDGCHGVFHTASPVTDDPEQMVEPAVRGTEYVIKAAAEAGTVRRVVFTSSIGAVTMDPNRGPDVVVDESCWSDLEFCKKTKNWYCYGKAVAEQEACKAAEERGVDLVVVSPVLVVGPLLQPTVNASAVHILKYLDGSAKKYANAVQAYVDVRDVAAAHVRVFEAPEASGRHLCAERVLHREDVVHILGKLFPEYPVPTRCSDEVNPRKQPYKMSNKKLQDLGLHFIPVSDSLYETVKSLQEKGHLPVLSKEIPEELNGVPA